A single Populus alba chromosome 7, ASM523922v2, whole genome shotgun sequence DNA region contains:
- the LOC118045580 gene encoding uncharacterized protein, with product MVDRYWVGFFLVFSCLAGTLDASAGDSDPIYRTCVGQCEKSGCVGHRCFSHCNFSSDGVSIDGPWYKQEPLYLQWKQWDCQSDCRYYCMLDREKEREALGHGPVKYHGKWPFKRVYGIQEPVSVAFSALNLAMHFHGWLSFFILLYYKLPLKQDKKAYYEYASLWHIYGFLSLNSWFWSAVFHSRDVDLTEKLDYSSAVAFLGYSLIMSILRSFNVRDEAARVMVAAPLLAFLTTHILFINFYKLDYGWNMQVCVVMAVAQLLLWAIWAGVTGHPSRWKLWVVVIGGGLAMLLEIYDFPPYEGYVDAHALWHATTIPLTYIWWSFIRDDAEFRTSNLLKKDK from the exons ATGGTAGATCGATATTGGGTTGGTTTCTTTCTGGTGTTTTCATGTCTTGCTGGAACCTTAGATGCTAGTGCTGGGGATTCTGATCCCATTTACAG GACTTGTGTTGGACAATGTGAAAAATCTGGATGTGTGGGGCATAGATGCTTTTCACACTGCAATTTTTCTTCTGATGGTGTCTCCATTGATGGTCCGTGGTACAAGCAAGAACCTCTTTACTTGCAATGGAAACAATGGGATTGCCAAAGTGATTGTCGTTATTATTGTATGCTggatagagagaaagaaagagaagcacTTGGTCATGGTCCCGTCAAGTACCATGGTAAATGGCCCTTCAAGCGTGTATATGGAATTCAG GAGCCTGTTTCTGTTGCTTTCTCTGCCCTTAACCTTGCAATGCATTTCCATGGTTGGCTATCCTTTTTCATTCTTCTCTACTACAAGTTGCCTCTGAAACAAGATAAAAAGGCCTACTATGAGTATGCCTCTTTGTGGCATATCTATGGGTTCTTATCATTGAACTCTTGGTTCTGGAGTGCTGTTTTCCATAGCCG AGATGTGGACTTGACAGAAAAGTTAGACTATTCTTCTGCAGTGGCATTTTTAGGGTACTCACTAATTATGTCTATATTAAGAAGTTTCAATGTGAGGGATGAAGCTGCAAGGGTCATGGTTGCCGCTCCACTACTTGCTTTTCTGACTACTCATATACTGTTCATCAACTTCTATAAACTAGACTACG GGTGGAACATGCAAGTTTGTGTTGTGATGGCAGTTGCTCAGCTTCTCCTGTGGGCGATTTGGGCTGGTGTCACCGGCCATCCTTCTCGCTGGAAGTTGTGGGTAGTGGTAATTGGAGGTGGCCTGGCAATGCTCTTAGAAATCTATGATTTCCCTCCGTATGAAGGATATGTGGATGCCCATGCGCTTTGGCATGCCACCACAATCCCTCTTACCTACATTTGGTGGAGTTTCATCAGGGATGATGCAGAGTTCCGCACCTCTAATCTCCTTAAGAAGGATAAGTAG